The following nucleotide sequence is from Salvia miltiorrhiza cultivar Shanhuang (shh) chromosome 7, IMPLAD_Smil_shh, whole genome shotgun sequence.
aaCAATTTTGTTTAAAACTTTTAACTCCTATCATTTTAAACATAAATTTACATTTCACATAATATATAACATATTAAAACTCAGGTAATGATACTTCGTTTAATATGTAATTGAATATTTTACATTATTTgaattacattattttttttttaaaaaaaaggaaaaataaagagaaaaaataaaaataaaattgtataaTTGAGTGTGAATTGTGGAAGAAAAATATGATGATGGaatctaaataccaaaaaatgacatttaaaaaaataatgataaagCTGAGTTGTTAATGTTTGTAttgttatattatattatatatatattgatgtttATTTTTTAGGGCGAAGGTGCAGATTCCCCCCTGAACTCGaccccctagagcttttagccccccatactcggtcaaagcgcgttgacctccccaaaGTCTCAGAAGAAGGGTGCAATTAGGTCCCTCCCGTTAAACGGCCGGTAAACGCCGttaaacgttttttttttttttttttaattttctggtCATCTTCTCCGGCtagagcgccgccgccgctcgcctCCCTCTCATCCCTCTCTCGCGTTTCCGGCAACAGATctgtcctccctctctctctctagcttcaACTTGGCCTCCGTCCGTTTTCCGAAGCTTCCGCTGCGGCGCCGATCTCCGCCATGAACCACAGCCACAAGCGCCGCCGCTCCATCAAATCGCCGTCGCGAAGAACAGGCTCCATTCAACAAATTCAGAGCGAATTACTCAGAAATCGGAGCCTAAATCGAAGGTCAAAGAAGTCGTTGATGCTGGAATCAAGAGATCGAAAATCTTAATCAAAATTCCTTGCAAGAGCAGCAAAACGGAGGACGAAAATCCGCAAGAAGAGCCGCTGAAGACGGAGAAAAATGATGAAGACGATTGCAGCGGTGAAGTGCAAGAAAGAGAAGAGGAAGCTGCCAGAGAGGTGGACGGCGCGCTCCCGCTTCTGTTCGGCGGAGCCGAGTAGGCAGATGAACCAGTGGAGGCCACCGGCGAGAATGATGGCGGCGGTGGAGAAGAGCACATCGGGAATTCattggagagagaaagtgagtgAGGGCTAAGGTGTTTGTGTACGTTTCCGTCGGATCCGAAGGAGAGGAGAGTGAGGGCAGCGGCTGGGTTGATGCAGTCGCCGGAGAAATGAGAGGGAGAAGGAGGGGCGGCGGACCTTGCGTCTTTGTGAGGTTGACAGAAAAGTGGAGCCGAGAGGGTGGCCGAAGGCGGTCTCCGTCGCCGGCAAAAAAAGGAGGAGGCAGACTGTGAGTGTGAGAGGATGACAATGgcggtggagaagagagagagagagaggagtgggacccattagaaattaaaaaaaaaaaagaaaaaagattgaAGAAAACGGCGTTTAAACGCCGTTTAACGGGAGGGACCTAATTGCACCCTTCTTCCGAGACtttggggaggtcaacgcgctttgaccgagtatggggggctaaaagctctagggggtCGAGTTCAGGGGGGAATCTGCACCTTCGccctattttttatataaataaaagaaaataaaattgagaaaaaaataaattaaagcaaattaaaaaataatatataaaacgaAATACAGCAAATGAAATAAACCAAATAAAACCAAAAGATAAAAGATAATGTATGAAAAataataggagagagaaaaatattgGTTtgatacttttaatttttataacttTTGTATTTTAACTCTATTTTTAACATAATactatatatcaaattaaaacttgttttatgatctttaatttaacatgcatattgaatattttatcattactcacaatatatagattttagaaagaaaagaaaaagaaaataaaaagaaaaagaaaagaaacagtAAAAATTGAGggataaaataattttctttcaatgagctaaaaatattaaattgtacTATTTGGATTGGATTGAGTGTCCCAAAACATAGGCACTATAGTAGACTTTGTAGTTGAAACGAAGaaaccaattttttaaaatttgacgaTAAAATATAGTATTCGTTAAACTggtcttttatatattatatagattatatatggtaTTCACACTCTGATTTAAAGTCAGATCAgtatcaaattttttattttttcttggtggcatattttcaattaaataatctaacttatttatttttaatttgatgttGACCGATATATAATTTTCTCTTGTCTTTATCTTGATATTTTGGGTCATTCTCCAACTTGATTCGTCGTAAGATATTTTGGACTCATTTTCATCCTCTATATGATATTATCTTAAGATTTTTTGGACTAACTTTGAGATATATATGTCCTATTAATAACTCTTAAtacgataaaataaataaaatatataatttaaaaaatttaaattttagaattacaaaaaagaaaaattattgaagtttaaaatatagtttctagtttcaataaaaaataactacttaaaaatataatttttttaaatatgtttAAACTTtaagttattataatttaaattcatCTTTTACATagcatatattaaattaaaggtCCTTTCATGATATTTCATTCGAGGTGTATATTAGATATTTTATCCAAGACACAATataaatgagaaaaaatatatattttatatacaaaatgagataaaaaaggaagagattaattaaaatttgggtTAGTTTGTTTTAAATCCATAAACTTTACAcattttttggtttttcccaaaACAAATAAGAATATGTTCTAAGTACACAAACTTTCACGCTTATTGAAATTTCCCACGAAAGTCAATTCAGATAAAATTAAATCTATCGTATCTTCTACGTCAGCAAAATTCAGCGTCACGCCAGATtcaattttatttgaattgaCTTTTATgggaaatttcaaaaattatgaaagttcatgtatttagaacaaattttatttattttgggaaaaataaaaaattgtactcCGTATAAGGTTTATggatttaaaacaaattaacccttaaaattttaaacattTGTTACAAGAATAGCAACCAATTTCAGGAGTTTTAATTTAATAGTGAATAATTTTCTTCTGATCgttgaatttatttacattcACTTTTCTTTTAATACATGGTAACATGTAAGATAGATTATAGATATGGTGGAGGATTTGCACACAGCTGCAGAATGATCCCTGAGGCAGAAGTAGTGAAGTTAAGACACTTAAGCCCACAACGTGGGTCCCAGCAGTCTTCATCAAAGTCGCACGACCATAGCCCACACGGTTTCAACTCCATTGTTcctgaaaaaaatatatagctaTCTCACACATACATACCAATTCATTTGAATAATTTTACTCTGTAATTTTAGTAATGATCGATATATAGTATTAGTATTCAATAAATTGacttgaatttcaaatttaagaCTTGCCCAATTTTTTCAGTACCCAAAAATAGTGTTGTCAATTGAAATGCTGCTTGAAAAATTGATTGAAATATGACTCCAAATACTCTATTGCCAATATGATCCAAATTATTAGATATTTCATAAACAAACACGCAAATGTATACTTTGCGCTAGAAATTCACCAAGCATACACTTGTATTCAATGACAGACACAATAAAAGGTGTGAGAGCTTAAGCCCCTACCAGAGCCAAAAAAATCTTATACTTTATTCTTATAAAACTGTCAAATTATAGATTTTTATGCAATTTCTTGCGTAAAAGTCCCTATCATCAAATGAAATCGTAgcaaaattattttctaaaaatttcaaactcgaattttgaaaaaaaaaaaaaacaattctaTCAAATATTTTTCTACGTCCGTCCCTACTTGTATTGATCATGGTCGTTAACATATACTCTCAATAACGGTACGAATACAACATAATAAATAGGAGATCGACTTAGAATTTAGACTTACCAGATGCAGTCACTAGCAACAGAGCTAAAAAAAGCAATTTTCCAACACCAATATTCACCATGTTTAGCATCCATAAAATGTAATGCATAGATAGGGTTTAAATATACCCAAAGTTATGGTTGTATTAAGTATTAACCATTACGTATCATTTGCAAAATGTATATATGACTTCTTTATCGGACATATCATGTATTATACGTGAGGTTTTGTTTCCTCTTCAcaaaaaattctaaatttattttaataatatttctcTGCAGCTAGCTACTAGCTAGTTGATATATAGAGTGGTTCACATAATTTGTATATATTGCATCGTGCATTATTCTACAAACGTATATCTATAATATTCAAGGTGTATTTGAATCCAAGATTTGACCTCATGCATTATTCTTCAAACGTTTATCtataagggtgtgtttactttgatagaaaaggttagaaaaaatatattttccatcattttcacatgtttcctatgatggataattttctccggtcaggctggaaaatttattcgggcagcccattttcactctttttctcacaaatgttggataatattatcctattgggagggtgtgaaaatattttccaatatttcaatttgtttatccatctatttctaacaaagtaaatacatgataaaaaaaaaggagaaaaagataatattatctctcctttacttatccatcattttcaaatGGAAATTTTACTACCAAAGTAAATACACCCTAATATTTAGTAATAAAACATCAACTtctcacaaaataaataaataagcgtCCCGCAgttataactaattaatttcatgtATAATTGCATGAGCGAAACAAAAGATCGATGGTTAATTAGAACTTCTCAACCGTTTGTAAAGCACCATATACGCATGATTTTGGAACTATAATAAATATCCCCATtgcaaaaaagtaaaaaataatttaaattattagaaacttatatttaattttctgCACAATATATCAACAATTAATAATTTCACTACAATAATTTCGTTATAAATATCAAATTTCATTGTATAAACTAAGTCCACAATAATttcattataaaatatttgccgtgaaaatgatgaattaaaaaaaatattcactaCCTATGAGATTTGAATCTAACCACAAATTCATTTAGCAAAATTATACTTCCACGGTCCCattgggcttgtcccatttTTTTTTGGACAAGATTAATAAgacaatccaaaaagaaaaacggggacaagatcaatgaaacggagggagtaaatccTCGATAGTAGATGTATACGTTGCATCATGCATTATTCTACAAACGTATTGACAGTGGTTCACGTTtgctttaaaattttatatttatctaataaaaaaaaaagaaattcagAAACCCATAAATCACCATTCCCTTCATGTCAGATAATGAATCCTAGACCTCACTGGTGTCCCCTTTGGGACAACTTATGTATATGATAGAGTATTGAATTAGAGAGCTTATGTGGATTACTAAAGacgacactacaaaaaaaatttgaatcCCCGGCGGCAATTCCCGCCGCTAAAAATGAGGCAGCCGCCGGCGATGGGATTAGCGGCGGTGTTTCCGGCGACCCTTTGCCGCCGACAATTCTCTCGTCGGAGATGTGATCGGCGACCGCAAAACGAAGCCGCCAGAGATTCCCGGCGGTCATTGCCTTGTGaagagggtgaactttgggttTGCTATGTTGGGCTGCGTCTTCAAGCTCGGTTAATTACGAACCAAATGTGGTGACTTTTAACACTCTCGTGAAAGGGCTTTGCTTAAATGATAAGGTGATTGAGGCAGAAAAATTGTTCCTTAACTTGTTGGCTCATAATCTCTCCGTGACAAGTGAAGTTATGATTAGTACTCTGATTAAAGAGCTCTGCAAAGGTGGTTGGAGTGGCAGAGCTTGTGATTTGCTCGAGTTTTTGGAAAGAACAAGCTGCAATGCTTATACCGCGTTGATGGATGGGTACTGTTCGCGAGGGCGAATAAATAAGGTAAAAGGAATAAGAGCTGATCTTATTAtgctattatttttatcaaataatgtTACAATTGTAATTATATTCTCTCTGCTCTTTTCTCTCGCTGATCTCATCTCACTACTCTTTCTTCTCTCCTTTCTCCTCTATCAGTTACTAAAACTGCAATAGTAAATAGTGTTGTTGATTGCATACAGATTTGCATCATGTAGTGGCATTGTTAAAGATGCATGGAAAAAAATTATGGCGAAATTTTGAAACGAATCCAATACTTGCACAAGACCAGAAAGATACAAAGAAACATACTTTGAAGAGAAAATCACAACTGATCATTACAACTCACTCACACCCAAAATGAGCAAATCCCAAACATAAAATGAACAAGAAACCAAAATACAACAACACATATAGCTTTAACTATGGAGCTTTCAAGCATCAGAATTTGCGTGGAGGTAAGCCTCAATAGCCTTGAACATAGCCATGGCCTTCTCTTTTCCTTCCTTGATCTTCTCCTCACTGATCTTGACGTCGCCTTTGGTGTTGTAAATGCTTCTGTTCTTGCAGATGCTTCCTCCATCTTCAGTTGGAACAATCTTGATATGATAAGTGATGGATTCAATAACATCTGAGAGAGCATCACCTTCAATGATGCTGTAGGTGTGTGTCAAGTTCTCCTTGTCGATGGCCTCGACACGGTGCTTGACGCTCTTATATTGACTCCCTTCGCCAAAATGGATGATCTTGACGGTGCCAACGCCACCATCTCCTTCCAAGATCTCGACGTTCTTGATGGCCTGAGGCAGGATCTTGGGGATGAGGGTGTCGGCGTCGAGCACCATGGCCTTGAACATCCTTGCAGCTGGGATGGAGGAAGGGATCTCCATATCATAGGTGATAGCAACCATGATTAATTAGTTGAAGTAAAATGAGGGGATTTAAGGAGTGAGAAGGAAGATTAGTGTAATGGTTGTAAGATGGAGAAATGAGAGAAGCTAGCTCCCTATTTATAGCATAGAATCGAACATTCTCTACTtaaattgtgtgtgtgtgtgtgtgtgtgtgtagccCAAAGTAGTTGAAAAGAGAAGGTAAATGCTTTTGGTTGAGAGTGTGAAACAAGTGTGCATTGGCGTTCCTATATTGACTAGTCTTCGTATGCTCTCTATACAGcttcatatattattaattagcTTTCTTTTTAACTACCACCATCTATATCTGTGGTATTAATCTCCTTTTCTGTACTTTGAGTTTTTTAGGTTTCTTATTAAAGGAAtcaaataagaattaatttattttaaaatacaaattaaaaattattttcaatcttTTGATAGCTCAATATTAATATCCTTTTTTAAagcactcaattttaatattattaaggggcaaaattttcatttttaattatttttatca
It contains:
- the LOC130991914 gene encoding major allergen Pru ar 1-like, which gives rise to MVAITYDMEIPSSIPAARMFKAMVLDADTLIPKILPQAIKNVEILEGDGGVGTVKIIHFGEGSQYKSVKHRVEAIDKENLTHTYSIIEGDALSDVIESITYHIKIVPTEDGGSICKNRSIYNTKGDVKISEEKIKEGKEKAMAMFKAIEAYLHANSDA